In Arachis hypogaea cultivar Tifrunner chromosome 2, arahy.Tifrunner.gnm2.J5K5, whole genome shotgun sequence, a genomic segment contains:
- the LOC112718052 gene encoding E3 ubiquitin-protein ligase RSL1 — MEGSSASSSSSSQFSKSFSDVDDSLLLVDDFYFSALFDSEELFPINDEKYAEELHLQEALYSSVISLKRKLKEVHSESSTHQTHHHRPSYLHDHQVFLCAICMDSKPSQEIFINQNCNHSFCDECIAKYVAAKIQENISNVKCPEPKCKGILEPQNCMSIIPKEVFERWENALCENLVLATSKKFYCPFKDCSAMLVNDDGNEVVTCSECPHCHRLFCAQCKVAWHAGMECGEFMSLNENEREKEDLMVMNLAKAKSWRRCSKCRMYVEKNQGCSHISCRCGHHFCYACGKPWNQYHGCT, encoded by the exons ATGGAGGGaagttctgcttcttcttcttcttcttctcaattctcaAAGTCTTTTTCTGATGTAGATGATTCACTACTCTTAGTTGATGATTTCTACTTCTCAGCTCTCTTTGATTCTGAAGAATTATTCCCAATCAATGATGAAAAATATGCAGAGGAACTACATTTACAAGAAGCTCTGTATTCTTCAGTTATAAGCCTCAAGAGAAAACTCAAAGAGGTTCATTCTGAATCTTCTACTCATCAAACTCATCATCATCGTCCTAGTTATCTTCATGATCATCAAGTATTCTTGTGTGCTATTTGCATGGATTCAAAACCATCCCAAGAGATTTTCATCAACCAAAACTGCAACCACTCATTCTGTGATGAATGCATTGCAAAATATGTAGCTGCAAAGATTCAAGAGAATATATCAAATGTGAAGTGTCCTGAACCAAAATGCAAAGGAATATTGGAGCCGCAGAATTGCATGTCAATAATTCCAAAGGAAGTGTTTGAAAGATGGGAGAATGCACTTTGTGAGAATCTTGTTCTTGCAACATCAAAGAAATTCTATTGCCCTTTCAAGGATTGTTCAGCAATGTTGGTGAATGATGATGGGAATGAAGTTGTGACTTGTTCTGAGTGTCCACATTGTCATAGATTGTTCTGTGCACAGTGTAAAGTTGCATGGCATGCTGGAATGGAATGTGGGGAGTTTATGAGTTTGAATGAAAatgaaagagagaaggaagatcTTATGGTGATGAATCTTGCAAAGGCCAAGAGTTGGAGAAGGTGTTCTAAATGCAGAATGTATGTTGAAAAAAATCAGGGATGTTCACACATTTCTTGCAG GTGTGGCCATCATTTCTGTTATGCTTGTGGAAAGCCATGGAATCAGTACCATGGTTGTACATAA